Proteins from a genomic interval of Colletotrichum higginsianum IMI 349063 chromosome 6, whole genome shotgun sequence:
- a CDS encoding Peptidase m4 thermolysin, producing MSHICYVVPPHLLKSIADAECNSEDERHAARRALELRDIITTRRAERLAILGGPRAQRHQLSSHSQSIIPDILLRHIAESPDVNDNTRSNARRDLEHLQALQQKIHQSQQAPLAAAKDPKDPEATTYRAIYDAKNSSNEHDLPGNVVRVEGQKAIDDKAANDAFDNVGDVLKMYKDKFDWVSIDNKNMNVVSSVHFGEQYENAFWDPERMQMVFGDGGEFLNNFTGTIDVIGHELAHAVTEHTSPLDYQGMSGALNEHISDVFGIIVKQIAENEKADEADWLIGEGCIMPGVKGVALRSMKLPGTAYNDPRFGKDPQPAHFKDYVPTFEDNGGVHIYSGIPNRAFYLVARAFGGFSYEKAGPIWWKAITSGRIPPRCTFLQFADVTTEMAEEIYGEEAGIVVRDAWDEVGVQRKGR from the exons ATGTCTCACATTTGCTACGTCGTCCCTCCCCACCTCCTCAAGAGCATTGCCGATGCCGAGTGCAACAGTGAGGACGAGCGTCATGCTGCGAGACGCGCTCTTGAGCTTCGCGACATCATCACAACCCGTCGCGCCGAGCGCCTCGCTATCCTCGGAGGCCCAAGAGCCCAGCGACACCAACTTTCTTCCCATTCCCAATCCATAATCCCCGACATCTTGCTCCGCCACATTGCTGAGTCGCCGGATGTCAACGACAACACCAGGTCCAACGCCCGCCGGGATCTCGAACATCTGCAAGCCCTCCAGCAGAAGATTCACCAGTCTCAGCAAGCgcctctcgccgccgccaaagacCCCAAGGACCCCGAGGCCACCACATACCGCGCCATCTACGACGCAAAGAACTCCTCCAACGAGCACGACTTGCCCGGCAATGTTGTTCGTGTCGAAGGCCAGAAGGCTATCGACGACAAGGCGGCCAACGATGCCTTTGACAATGTGGGTGATGTTCTGAAGATGTACAAGGACAAGTTCGACTGGGTCTCGATTGACAACAAGAACATGAATGTCGTCAGCTCGGTCCATTTCGGCGAGCAGTACGAGAACGCAT TCTGGGACCCGGAAAGGATGCAAATGGTATTCGGGGACGGCGGAGAGTTTCTGAACAACTTCACTGGCACCATCGATGTCATCGGCCACGAGCTCGCCCACGCCGTCACTGAACACACCAGTCCCCTGGACTACCAGGGCATGAGCGGCGCTCTCAACGAGCACATCTCTGACGTTTTTGGCATTATTGTCAAGCAGATTGCCGAAAATGAGAAGGCTG ATGAGGCCGACTGGCTGATCGGTGAAGGCTGTATTATGCCTGGCGTCAAGGGTGTCGCCCTTCGGAGCATGAAACTGCCTGGAACCGCCTACAATGACCCGCGCTTCGGCAAAGATCCCCAACCGGCCCATTTCAAGGATTACGTTCCAACATTTGAAGACAATGGCGGCGTCCACATCTACTCTGGTATTCCGAACAGAGCTTTTTACCTCGTGGCCAGGGCCTTTGGCGGTTTCTCGTACGAAAAGGCCGGTCCCATCTGGTGGAAGGCAATAACGTCGGGGCGAATTCCTCCCCGTTGTACTTTTCTTCAATTTGCTGACGTGACGACGGAAATGGCCGAGGAAATTTATGGCGAAGAGGCTGGGATAGTCGTACGGGATGCCTGGGACGAGGTGGGAGTACAGCGAAAGGGCCGCTAG
- a CDS encoding Pectate lyase B, with protein MKFSITSTIAVLAALANATPTPTVVGGSAVDPRAVQKRATVNDACDIGYGAGTTGGAGGATTTVTNFAEFSAAVTSKEKGIVIVKGAITGSEKVRVASNKSIIGAAGSSITGVGLYVNKAENVILRNLKISKVKASAGDAIGIQASSKVWVDHCDLSSDRENGKDFYDGLLDVTHASMAVTISNTYLHDHYKASLVGHSDSNAAEDTGKLYVTYANNYWKNLGSRMPSVRFGNVHIFNNYEENIETSGVNTRMGAQVLVESSVFSGVKKAITSLDSKTKGSATVVDVDLGNSTNDAPKGTFTKPDYTYTKLGAAKVKAAVTAEAGQTLKF; from the coding sequence ATGAAGTTCAGCATCACCTccaccatcgccgtcctggccgccctcgccaacgccacccCGACCcccaccgtcgtcggcggctccGCCGTTGACCCCCGTGCCGTCCAGAAGCGCGCCACCGTCAACGACGCCTGCGACATCGGATACGGTGCCGGAACCaccggcggtgccggcggtgccaccaccaccgtcaccaaCTTCGCCGAgttctccgccgccgtcacctccaaggagaagggcatcgtcatcgtcaagggcgccatCACCGGCTCCGAGAAGGTCCGCGTCGCCTCCAACAAgtccatcatcggcgccgccggctcctCCATCACCGGTGTCGGCCTGTACGTCAACAAGGCCGAGAACGTCATCCTCCGCAACCTGAAGATCTCCAAGGTCAAGGCCTCGGCTGGCGACGCCATCGGCATCCAGGCCTCCTCCAAGGTCTGGGTCGACCACTGCGACCTCTCGTCCGACCGTGAGAACGGCAAGGACTTCTACGACGGTCTCCTCGACGTCACCCACGCCTCCATGGCCGTCACCATCTCCAACACCTACCTGCACGACCACTACAAGGCCTCGCTCGTCGGCCACTCCGACTCCAACGCTGCCGAGGACACTGGCAAGCTCTACGTCACCTACGCCAACAACTACTGGAAGAACCTCGGCTCCCGCATGCCCTCCGTCCGCTTCGGCAACGTCCACATCTTCAACAACTACGAGGAGAACATCGAGACCTCCGGCGTCAACACCCGCATGGGTGcccaggtcctcgtcgagtcctccgtcttctccgGCGTCAAGAAGGCCATCACCTCGCTCGACTCCAAGACCAAGGGCTCTGCCACCGTCGttgacgtcgacctcggcaacTCCACCAACGACGCTCCCAAGGGCACCTTCACCAAGCCCGACTACACCTACACCAAGCTTGGCGCtgccaaggtcaaggccgccgtcaccgccgaggCTGGCCAGACCCTCAAGTTCTAA